A stretch of Deltaproteobacteria bacterium DNA encodes these proteins:
- a CDS encoding DUF116 domain-containing protein, with protein sequence MKHAAAGHRHGHADHDSNEKKHLGTEWANEDLSIHEAELDESAGLFFRFTTGALFLLSAILFFVLYLIAPRLSEIHHRTPEFLTYASAIFIIFASLGLFLTYITVTTGKRLLPDFLTKGGKDKTLIILITPLAVKLGGFFGVSRDRIASSFIKVNNALVMAAGKRGKNNSVLILLPRCIQHSKCKQKVEIDITNCKDCGLCDIADIIRICEENKIESFVATGGNLARALIKEKRPSGVIGVACERELLSGIHDTSGLPVIGIPNSRPEGPCIDTRVDLEKLDKAVKSFLK encoded by the coding sequence ATGAAGCATGCAGCGGCAGGACACAGACATGGTCACGCTGATCATGATTCGAACGAAAAAAAGCACCTGGGAACGGAGTGGGCCAATGAAGACCTGAGCATTCACGAGGCAGAACTCGATGAAAGTGCAGGCCTTTTCTTTCGTTTCACTACAGGAGCGCTTTTTCTCCTGTCAGCCATTCTCTTCTTTGTCCTTTACCTCATTGCACCTCGACTCTCGGAAATTCACCACCGAACACCGGAGTTCCTGACCTATGCAAGCGCAATCTTTATAATCTTTGCATCTCTCGGCCTCTTTCTTACCTACATAACCGTTACCACAGGAAAGCGCCTTTTACCGGATTTCCTCACCAAAGGAGGCAAGGACAAAACACTTATAATTCTCATTACTCCCCTGGCAGTAAAACTGGGTGGCTTTTTTGGTGTCTCACGGGACCGTATTGCCAGTTCCTTTATCAAGGTAAACAATGCCCTCGTCATGGCCGCCGGAAAGAGAGGCAAAAACAACAGCGTTCTCATTCTTCTGCCCCGCTGTATCCAACATTCAAAATGCAAACAAAAGGTAGAGATAGATATTACTAACTGCAAGGACTGCGGCCTTTGCGACATTGCAGACATTATAAGAATATGCGAAGAAAATAAAATCGAATCCTTTGTAGCAACGGGAGGCAACCTGGCGAGAGCGCTCATCAAGGAGAAACGACCGTCAGGCGTTATAGGTGTTGCCTGCGAAAGAGAACTGCTCAGCGGCATTCATGACACGTCGGGCCTGCCTGTTATCGGCATACCCAATAGCCGGCCCGAGGGCCCCTGTATCGACACCAGGGTAGATCTGGAAAAGCTCGACAAAGCGGTCAAGTCTTTCCTCAAATAA
- the rpe gene encoding ribulose-phosphate 3-epimerase, whose amino-acid sequence MKKIKIAPSILSADFTRLGEEVKAVEEAGADYIHVDIMDGHFVPNITIGPLIVAALKKVTKLPLDVHLMIEKPEFYIPEFGKAGSDIITVHAEASVHLNRAIAMIKETGAKAGVSLNPSTPLTAIDCLLEDIDLALVMSVNPGFGGQSFIESSLKKVASLRKELDKRGLDKVALEVDGGIKIENIRSVREAGADVFVAGSAIFGKGNYNDIITEMKRIAA is encoded by the coding sequence ATGAAAAAAATTAAAATAGCGCCTTCCATTCTATCTGCCGATTTCACAAGACTCGGCGAAGAGGTTAAAGCCGTCGAAGAGGCAGGCGCAGACTACATACATGTAGACATCATGGATGGCCACTTCGTACCCAATATTACCATTGGCCCCCTGATCGTTGCTGCCCTTAAAAAAGTAACAAAACTTCCCCTTGATGTTCATCTGATGATTGAAAAACCTGAATTCTACATACCCGAATTCGGTAAAGCGGGCAGTGACATTATTACCGTTCATGCCGAGGCCTCGGTTCATCTCAACAGGGCCATAGCCATGATAAAGGAAACAGGGGCAAAGGCGGGAGTTTCACTCAATCCATCGACGCCGCTTACAGCCATTGACTGTCTTCTGGAAGATATTGACCTTGCTCTCGTCATGAGTGTCAATCCGGGATTCGGAGGACAATCCTTTATAGAATCATCACTGAAAAAAGTGGCTTCACTAAGGAAAGAACTGGACAAGCGCGGCCTCGACAAGGTAGCGCTGGAAGTGGACGGTGGTATCAAGATTGAAAATATCAGAAGTGTAAGGGAAGCAGGAGCGGATGTCTTTGTTGCCGGTTCAGCTATCTTCGGCAAAGGTAATTACAATGACATTATCACTGAAATGAAAAGAATTGCGGCTTAA
- a CDS encoding response regulator — MQTKKILIVDDVKFFIELQKSFLKRTNCSILTANDGHEALKIIKAERPDLILLDLYMPEMNGDECCKLVKSDPELKQTPIIMVTKAGEEDEKAKCLLAGCDEFVTKPINRMELLGKVKNFLHVLVREHVRAPINTDVTFLTDGEEHTSAMHDISEGGMFIVCTKPLDVGSGLVLRFKLPKSETVYEAEGDVVRIIEDSSALPSHIMPGMGIKFSKIPLELKMAIANYVKEGSKGN, encoded by the coding sequence ATGCAAACAAAAAAAATACTCATCGTTGATGACGTCAAATTCTTTATAGAACTGCAAAAATCTTTCTTGAAAAGAACGAATTGCAGCATTTTAACGGCAAATGACGGTCATGAAGCCCTTAAAATTATTAAAGCGGAGCGCCCTGACCTCATTTTGTTGGATCTCTATATGCCTGAAATGAATGGTGATGAGTGTTGTAAACTCGTCAAGTCTGATCCCGAACTTAAACAGACGCCCATCATCATGGTGACAAAAGCCGGTGAAGAGGATGAAAAGGCCAAATGTCTTCTTGCGGGTTGTGACGAATTTGTAACTAAACCTATTAACAGGATGGAACTTCTCGGTAAGGTAAAAAACTTTCTTCATGTGCTGGTCAGGGAGCATGTAAGAGCGCCCATCAATACGGATGTAACCTTCCTTACCGATGGTGAAGAGCATACTTCCGCAATGCATGACATCAGTGAAGGAGGAATGTTTATCGTCTGTACTAAACCGCTGGATGTGGGTTCAGGGCTGGTGCTCAGGTTTAAACTTCCAAAGTCGGAAACCGTTTATGAGGCTGAAGGTGATGTCGTGAGGATAATAGAGGATAGCTCAGCCCTGCCGTCCCATATTATGCCTGGCATGGGAATAAAATTTTCGAAAATTCCTCTGGAGCTTAAAATGGCTATTGCAAACTATGTGAAAGAAGGAAGCAAGGGTAATTAA